A genomic window from Triticum urartu cultivar G1812 chromosome 7, Tu2.1, whole genome shotgun sequence includes:
- the LOC125522527 gene encoding BTB/POZ and MATH domain-containing protein 1-like, translating into MAVPQSPRIWATSSSTCTLERAGGAHFFRIDGYSLCKGLGKGNFIPSATFAIGGHDWRLLFYPDGDTEARNGSISVHLELMDEGVEVRALYDLTLFKQAEPTSGCFVWTKPTEPVVFSRSPGKTSHRGHSNFAGRSMLEAWSYLYFPRDVLIVKCKLLVIKLKEAQIPKTRMNFETIQVPPSDLSHNLGSLLEAGEESDVSFKVKDEVFTAHKIVLAMRSPVFKAELYGPMRDKCRQSIAIEDMEPAVFKALLHFIYTDELPPMDDLDGDDDKEEMVKHLLVASDRYAMERMKLMCERKLCKFLDAKTVAATLALADQYHCSKLKDACIGFINSLDRMDEVMTSTGYQHLKRACPTICIDMWENAAKARKI; encoded by the coding sequence ATGGCGGTACCCCAGAGCCCACGGATCTGGgcgacctcgtcctcgacctgCACCCTGGAGAGGGCGGGGGGCGCGCACTTCTTCAGGATCGACGGCTACAGCCTGTGCAAGGGCCTCGGCAAGGGCAACTTCATCCCGTCGGCCACCTTCGCCATCGGCGGCCACGACTGGCGCCTCCTCTTCTACCCCGACGGCGACACGGAGGCCAGAAACGGCTCCATCTCGGTCCACCTCGAGCTCATGGACGAGGGCGTGGAGGTGAGGGCGCTGTACGATCTGACGCTGTTCAAGCAAGCCGAACCGACGTCGGGGTGCTTCGTGTGGACAAAACCGACGGAGCCGGTGGTGTTCAGCCGCTCCCCTGGTAAAACCTCGCACCGTGGCCATTCCAATTTCGCGGGGAGGAGCATGCTCGAAGCGTGGTCGTACCTGTACTTCCCCCGCGACGTCCTTATCGTTAAGTGCAAGCTCCTTGTTATCAAGCTCAAGGAAGCACAGATACCAAAAACCAGAATGAACTTTGAGACCATCCAAGTGCCGCCTTCAGACCTGTCGCATAATCTTGGAAGTTTGCTCGAGGCGGGGGAGGAATCGGATGTGTCTTTCAAGGTCAAAGATGAGGTTTTCACTGCCCATAAGATCGTCCTCGCAATGCGGTCGCCGGTCTTCAAGGCGGAGCTCTATGGGCCGATGAGGGACAAGTGCCGGCAGAGCATAGCCATTGAAGACATGGAGCCCGCTGTTTTCAAAGCGCTGCTTCACTTTATCTACACAGATGAGTTGCCGCCCATGGACGACCTTGATGGTGATGATGACAAAGAAGAAATGGTCAAGCATTTGCTCGTGGCTTCGGATAGGTATGCCATGGAAAGGATGAAGTTGATGTGCGAGAGAAAACTTTGCAAGTTTCTTGATGCCAAGACTGTGGCGGCCACGTTAGCTCTTGCAGACCAGTATCATTGCAGCAAGCTCAAAGATGCTTGCATTGGATTTATCAACTCTTTGGACAGAATGGATGAAGTGATGACTAGTACAGGTTATCAACACCTGAAAAGAGCATGTCCTACTATCTGTATTGATATGTGGGAGAATGCCGCCAAGGCTCGCAAAATATAG